From a region of the Odoribacter splanchnicus DSM 20712 genome:
- the cls gene encoding cardiolipin synthase — protein MSWLQIIIYVLIALYILTVASVVFNVILENRNPVRTLAWIIVLVTVPLVGFLFYLYFGVNYRKNKMFSMKGLGDMKWLQYMSEDQKQLIRKSEFLKKRETVEVRKLMTLLLNNSKALLTRYNQVEILNNGEETFPALFGALKNAKKFIHLEYYIIGEGRLATELKEILLQKAAEGVEIRIIYDDVGSWSLSKEFIRELRKSDIQIYPFLPVRFHHLANKANYRNHRKIAVVDGEVGFVGGLNIADRYMDGVPGIGIWRDTHLKVTGEVVTSLQVIFLIDWYFVRQELLLDKNEYLPYHQADNNVIVQTVTSGPDSDWASIQQSYFTLINMAKRYVFISTPYFMPGETTLNSLKTAAMSGVDVRLLLPHKSDSWLTHWCTRSYVEELLEAGVKIYWYQKGINHSKVIIVDGSVASVGTANMDLRSFEQNFEVSLIIYDREVVKKLAVDFMKDLKVSTEGAIQRWKFRTKREKVCESVARLFAPVL, from the coding sequence ATGTCCTGGTTGCAAATTATCATATATGTTTTAATCGCCCTGTATATCCTTACTGTGGCCAGTGTGGTTTTTAATGTGATTCTTGAAAACCGGAATCCGGTGCGAACCTTGGCATGGATTATCGTCCTGGTGACCGTTCCGTTGGTCGGTTTCCTTTTCTATCTCTATTTCGGTGTGAATTACCGGAAAAATAAGATGTTTTCGATGAAAGGTTTGGGCGATATGAAATGGCTCCAGTATATGAGCGAAGATCAGAAACAACTGATCCGGAAATCGGAGTTTTTGAAAAAGCGGGAGACGGTAGAAGTGCGGAAGTTGATGACTTTATTGTTGAATAATAGTAAAGCTTTATTGACCCGTTATAATCAGGTCGAAATTTTGAATAATGGCGAAGAGACATTTCCGGCTTTATTCGGGGCTTTGAAAAATGCCAAAAAGTTTATCCATTTGGAGTACTATATTATCGGAGAAGGGAGATTGGCTACTGAACTGAAGGAGATTTTACTTCAAAAAGCTGCCGAAGGAGTCGAAATCCGGATCATCTACGATGATGTGGGATCATGGAGCTTGTCCAAGGAGTTTATCCGGGAATTGAGGAAATCCGATATACAGATTTATCCCTTTTTGCCGGTACGTTTCCACCATTTGGCGAATAAAGCCAATTACCGGAACCATCGGAAAATTGCCGTCGTGGATGGAGAAGTGGGATTTGTCGGGGGGCTGAATATCGCCGATCGTTATATGGACGGAGTACCCGGAATAGGCATTTGGAGAGATACCCACCTGAAAGTGACCGGGGAAGTCGTGACTTCGTTGCAGGTGATTTTCCTGATCGACTGGTATTTTGTCCGGCAGGAATTGTTGTTGGATAAGAATGAATACTTGCCCTACCATCAGGCCGATAATAATGTTATCGTGCAGACGGTTACTTCGGGACCGGATAGTGACTGGGCTTCCATTCAGCAGTCTTATTTTACGCTGATCAATATGGCGAAACGATATGTTTTTATTTCGACACCTTATTTTATGCCCGGAGAGACGACATTGAATTCCTTGAAGACGGCTGCGATGAGCGGGGTGGATGTCAGATTGCTGTTGCCTCATAAGTCCGATTCCTGGCTGACACATTGGTGTACCCGTTCGTATGTCGAAGAATTGTTGGAAGCCGGTGTAAAGATTTATTGGTACCAGAAAGGGATCAATCATAGTAAGGTAATTATTGTTGACGGCAGTGTGGCCAGCGTCGGGACGGCTAATATGGATTTGAGAAGTTTTGAGCAGAATTTCGAAGTAAGCCTGATCATTTACGACCGCGAAGTGGTGAAAAAATTAGCGGTAGATTTTATGAAAGATTTGAAAGTCAGTACCGAGGGAGCGATACAAAGATGGAAATTCAGGACGAAACGGGAAAAAGTGTGTGAATCGGTGGCGCGTTTGTTTGCACCGGTACTTTAA
- a CDS encoding regulatory protein RecX — protein MNKEKALSLAAAICSKKEHCSWEIQEKLVKWEIPEKEIDRIMTFLHQHRFIDDARYAQAYAEDKFRFNHWGKQKIALMLHRKKIDPDLISQVLEALDTDTYQEACLTLLKQKMKSLAGEEPYKRKAKLIRFGLSRGFGYEVIDRCLQRLPGHTDEEAENS, from the coding sequence ATGAATAAAGAGAAAGCCTTAAGCTTAGCGGCCGCTATCTGCAGTAAAAAAGAACATTGCAGTTGGGAAATCCAGGAAAAACTGGTCAAATGGGAAATACCTGAAAAAGAAATCGACCGGATTATGACTTTTCTGCATCAGCATCGATTCATCGACGATGCCCGTTATGCCCAAGCCTATGCCGAAGATAAGTTCCGGTTCAACCATTGGGGAAAACAGAAAATAGCCCTTATGCTCCATCGTAAAAAAATCGATCCGGACCTCATTTCCCAAGTATTAGAAGCGTTGGATACCGATACCTATCAGGAAGCCTGTCTCACTCTGTTAAAACAAAAAATGAAATCCCTGGCCGGCGAAGAGCCTTATAAACGAAAAGCCAAACTGATCCGCTTCGGATTAAGCCGCGGATTCGGCTATGAGGTGATCGACCGATGCCTCCAACGCTTACCCGGTCATACAGACGAAGAGGCAGAAAATTCGTAG
- a CDS encoding DUF4922 domain-containing protein: MNSKDLLQLYNGQLQEFELAKKNYTDLQQAVYRDIPFDLFRLRIQYNPARMISTNARIDVRTLQNRKCFLCREHMPEAQKGIRYNDRYSIFINPYPIFERHFTVPSRHHEPQCIGGRFEDLLDLTFDFQGYTLFYNGPTCGASAPDHFHFQMCPRHLMPLEEDAANEELRRYLVKKDYYSVSILKDYLREVILLQASDSHLLSVLFRQTMEIIGRSIPFEEEPMINLLGWFDNCQWTVCLFPRRTRRPRQFYAEGTEKILFSPGCVDMAGLIISPREEDFRKYSAGLLTDMFSQVTSGPDSWEAIQKELIRL; encoded by the coding sequence ATGAATAGTAAAGATTTACTTCAACTCTATAACGGCCAACTTCAGGAATTCGAACTGGCTAAAAAAAATTATACCGATCTGCAACAAGCCGTCTACCGGGATATTCCATTCGATCTTTTTCGTCTCCGGATCCAGTATAATCCAGCCAGAATGATTTCTACCAATGCCAGAATAGATGTCCGGACATTACAGAACCGGAAATGTTTTCTATGCCGGGAGCATATGCCGGAAGCGCAAAAAGGAATCCGTTACAACGATCGTTATTCTATTTTTATAAATCCCTATCCCATTTTCGAACGTCATTTTACGGTACCTTCCCGCCACCATGAACCTCAATGCATCGGGGGACGATTTGAAGACCTGCTGGATCTCACTTTCGATTTTCAGGGGTATACCTTATTTTATAACGGTCCCACTTGCGGCGCTTCTGCTCCGGATCATTTTCATTTTCAAATGTGCCCGCGGCATCTTATGCCTTTGGAAGAAGATGCCGCCAATGAAGAGCTCCGCCGTTATCTGGTAAAAAAAGACTACTATTCGGTTTCTATATTAAAGGACTATCTCCGCGAAGTGATCCTTTTACAAGCTTCCGACTCCCATCTCCTTTCGGTTCTCTTTCGGCAGACCATGGAAATCATCGGCCGATCCATTCCGTTCGAAGAAGAACCGATGATCAACCTGCTCGGCTGGTTCGACAACTGTCAATGGACCGTTTGTCTTTTTCCCCGCCGCACACGCCGTCCCCGGCAATTTTATGCAGAGGGAACGGAGAAGATATTGTTCAGTCCGGGATGTGTCGATATGGCCGGCCTGATCATTTCGCCCCGGGAAGAAGATTTCCGGAAATATTCAGCCGGTTTATTGACCGATATGTTCAGTCAGGTAACCTCCGGCCCGGATAGCTGGGAAGCGATACAAAAAGAATTAATCCGATTATAA
- the prmC gene encoding peptide chain release factor N(5)-glutamine methyltransferase: MNTIHHLSQYALQELKDSYSEHEIECICRIVYMDVLHYTNIDIHLRKNEILDESFINKFIGIVRLLKSGSPIQYILGETGFAGLRFKSTPSALIPRPETEELVRWVGEWLKPGNRLLDVGSGSGCIGISLARLCQGAHVTGVDISPEAIELARENAILNGVKAEFLLRDILHPQTASWDTYDLIVSNPPYIRESEKGTMEAKVLDHEPHQALFVPDEDPLLFYRAIAEFGLTHLHPQGLLFFEINEAFGQETIALLTRYGYRNIELRKDFYGKERMVKSEKPAQTGNRHN, encoded by the coding sequence ATGAATACAATCCATCATTTATCCCAATACGCTTTGCAGGAACTAAAAGATTCATATTCCGAACATGAAATCGAATGTATCTGCAGGATCGTTTACATGGATGTTTTGCATTATACAAATATAGACATCCATCTTAGAAAAAACGAAATTTTAGACGAAAGCTTTATAAATAAATTTATCGGAATCGTTCGCTTATTGAAATCCGGTTCTCCGATACAGTATATCCTCGGAGAAACCGGGTTCGCCGGTTTAAGATTCAAGTCAACCCCTTCGGCTTTAATCCCCCGTCCGGAAACCGAAGAATTGGTCCGATGGGTAGGAGAATGGCTCAAGCCGGGCAACCGCCTGCTCGACGTCGGGAGTGGAAGCGGTTGTATCGGAATTTCCCTGGCCCGGTTGTGTCAAGGAGCTCACGTCACAGGGGTCGATATTTCTCCGGAAGCGATTGAGCTGGCCCGGGAAAATGCAATACTGAACGGCGTTAAAGCGGAATTCCTTCTCCGCGACATCCTACACCCCCAAACCGCCTCCTGGGACACTTACGATCTGATCGTCAGTAATCCCCCCTATATCCGGGAAAGCGAAAAAGGAACGATGGAAGCCAAAGTACTCGATCATGAACCTCATCAGGCTTTATTTGTCCCCGACGAAGATCCACTCCTGTTTTACCGGGCTATAGCAGAATTCGGACTGACCCACTTACACCCTCAAGGACTTTTATTTTTCGAAATCAACGAGGCCTTCGGCCAGGAAACGATAGCCCTGCTGACCCGATATGGCTACCGGAATATCGAATTACGAAAAGATTTTTATGGCAAAGAACGAATGGTGAAAAGTGAAAAACCGGCACAAACAGGAAATCGGCATAATTAA
- a CDS encoding glycosyltransferase family 2 protein → MYSIHTFLLQKELFRSSEPVKTSVVSSFTDTPALQQIARQADSDYILFYTGTSPIELHPYAIGRMYQIAESNDGALFYSDYQEIRQGKKIHHPTLEYQTGSIRNDFDFGQLLLFRNDSFQQVVAQMNTDYRFAALYELRLSISRLGKIVHIPETLYTVQPTDLRLSGEKQFDYVDPANREVQLEMEAVCTAHLQAIGAWLAPEFQRIDFGQENFAREASVIIPVRNRKRTIAEAVESALQQQTDFSFNVIVVDNHSTDGTGQILTELSRRYPNLIHHIPASTELGIGGCWTEAILLPECGKFAIQLDSDDLYKDCHVLQRIVDTFYQENCAMVIGSYQMVDFKLEEIPPGLIAHREWTPDNGRNNALRINGLGAPRAFYTPVLRQIKFPNVSYGEDYATALAISRKYPIARIYDPLYLCRRWEENSDHDLDIQQLNNYNFYKDKIRTLEIQARISGK, encoded by the coding sequence ATGTATTCAATTCATACCTTCTTACTGCAAAAAGAACTTTTTCGAAGTTCCGAACCAGTAAAAACGAGTGTCGTATCTTCTTTTACCGACACCCCTGCTTTACAACAAATAGCCAGGCAGGCAGATTCGGATTATATCCTTTTCTATACCGGTACTTCTCCCATCGAGCTGCATCCTTATGCAATCGGGCGCATGTACCAGATAGCCGAAAGTAATGACGGAGCACTGTTTTACAGTGATTACCAGGAAATCCGGCAAGGCAAAAAAATACACCATCCCACCTTGGAATATCAAACCGGAAGTATACGGAACGATTTTGATTTCGGGCAACTATTATTATTCCGTAACGACAGTTTTCAGCAAGTAGTCGCTCAAATGAATACCGATTACCGTTTTGCAGCTCTCTACGAATTAAGGTTAAGTATTTCGCGTTTAGGAAAAATCGTACATATACCGGAAACCCTTTATACCGTACAGCCCACCGATCTGCGGTTATCCGGTGAAAAACAGTTCGATTATGTCGATCCGGCCAACCGGGAAGTGCAGTTGGAGATGGAAGCCGTTTGTACAGCCCACCTCCAGGCGATCGGAGCCTGGTTAGCTCCCGAATTTCAGCGTATAGACTTCGGACAGGAGAATTTCGCCCGGGAAGCCTCTGTGATTATTCCCGTCAGAAACCGCAAACGTACCATTGCGGAAGCTGTAGAATCGGCCTTGCAGCAACAAACTGATTTTTCTTTTAATGTCATTGTAGTAGATAATCACTCTACGGACGGCACCGGTCAGATTCTGACAGAATTGTCCCGGCGGTACCCCAATCTGATTCATCACATCCCCGCTTCCACCGAATTAGGCATCGGAGGATGCTGGACGGAAGCGATCCTATTACCGGAATGCGGTAAATTCGCCATACAACTCGACAGCGACGATCTGTATAAGGACTGTCATGTATTACAACGTATCGTCGACACCTTCTATCAGGAGAATTGTGCCATGGTGATCGGTAGCTATCAGATGGTCGATTTCAAGTTGGAAGAAATTCCGCCAGGACTTATCGCCCACCGGGAATGGACTCCAGACAACGGGCGTAACAATGCCCTGCGCATAAACGGGCTCGGCGCACCACGGGCATTCTACACTCCCGTGTTAAGGCAAATCAAATTTCCGAATGTGAGCTACGGCGAAGACTATGCAACCGCCCTGGCCATTTCACGAAAATACCCCATCGCCCGTATTTACGATCCCCTGTATTTATGCCGGCGTTGGGAAGAAAATTCAGATCACGATCTGGACATACAGCAACTGAACAACTATAATTTTTATAAAGACAAAATCAGGACCCTGGAAATCCAGGCCCGAATTTCCGGGAAATAA
- a CDS encoding SpoIID/LytB domain-containing protein, with the protein MQKYSHLPQLEVGILFSPEICFRLNGIFTCRTTGKKYTGAYNIRQTEDGYLLSQADHREPVSLPLTFEPEDDTTSDFDLTDVVIGIQFHWERKENQKFKGKLKIIDEQKHLTAINILSLEDYLLSVISSEMRATSSAEFLKAHAVISRSWLLAQIDKAKTVRGTYSSCRVDQEEYIRWYDREDHAHFDVCADDHCQRYQGISKAYTPAVREALEATRGEVLTYEGTICDARFSKCCGGATERFDNTWEPVVHPYLDKITDAPEDLETGDLRDEQTARKWILSFPPAFCHTTDRQILSQVLNDYDQETQHFFRWQVSYPAEQLSELVYRKIGIDFGTIRDIQPIERGVSGRLIRVKITGDKKTLVIGKELIIRKAFSESHLYSSAFIVEKQDGIFTFHGAGWGHGVGLCQIGAAVMGARGYNYKAILQHYFKGCELIKMYE; encoded by the coding sequence ATGCAGAAATATTCACACCTCCCACAACTGGAAGTCGGTATCCTGTTTTCACCGGAAATCTGTTTCCGGCTGAACGGAATTTTCACCTGCCGGACTACAGGAAAAAAATATACCGGAGCATATAACATCCGGCAAACAGAGGACGGTTACCTGTTAAGTCAGGCAGATCATCGGGAACCGGTTTCTTTACCTCTGACGTTCGAACCGGAAGATGACACGACTTCCGACTTCGATTTAACCGATGTCGTCATCGGTATTCAATTTCATTGGGAACGTAAGGAAAATCAAAAGTTTAAGGGGAAGCTAAAAATCATCGACGAACAAAAACACCTGACAGCGATAAATATCCTTTCTCTGGAAGACTATCTACTCAGTGTAATATCTTCTGAAATGCGTGCCACCTCGTCAGCTGAATTTCTGAAAGCCCACGCCGTTATTTCCCGGAGTTGGCTGCTCGCTCAGATCGATAAAGCCAAAACAGTACGGGGCACATACAGCTCTTGCCGGGTGGATCAGGAAGAATACATTCGCTGGTACGACCGGGAAGACCATGCCCATTTCGATGTCTGCGCCGACGATCATTGTCAACGTTATCAAGGGATCAGTAAAGCCTATACCCCTGCTGTCCGGGAAGCGCTGGAAGCTACCCGGGGAGAAGTACTTACCTACGAAGGAACCATTTGTGACGCCCGCTTTTCAAAATGCTGCGGAGGAGCCACCGAACGCTTCGACAATACCTGGGAACCGGTAGTACATCCTTATCTGGATAAGATCACAGACGCACCCGAAGATTTGGAAACCGGAGACTTACGGGATGAACAGACAGCCCGGAAGTGGATCCTTTCTTTCCCGCCTGCTTTCTGCCATACAACCGACCGGCAAATATTGTCACAGGTATTGAACGACTATGACCAGGAAACCCAGCATTTTTTCCGTTGGCAAGTCAGCTATCCGGCCGAACAATTATCGGAATTGGTCTATCGGAAAATCGGTATCGATTTCGGTACGATCCGGGATATTCAGCCCATCGAGCGAGGTGTATCGGGCAGATTGATCCGTGTAAAAATCACCGGAGACAAAAAGACGCTGGTCATAGGTAAAGAATTGATCATCCGGAAAGCTTTCTCAGAATCCCATCTATATAGTTCGGCATTTATCGTCGAAAAGCAGGATGGAATATTCACTTTCCACGGTGCAGGCTGGGGGCATGGAGTCGGGCTTTGTCAGATAGGAGCCGCAGTGATGGGAGCCCGGGGCTATAATTATAAGGCCATTTTACAACATTATTTCAAAGGGTGTGAGTTAATAAAAATGTATGAATAA
- a CDS encoding MFS transporter, with the protein MNKKTENKAVSPWQWVPSLYFAQGIPYVVVMSVAVILFKRMGMSNTDIALYTSGLNLPWVIKPLWSPLVDLLKTKRWWIVVMQILVGAGLAGIALTIQGPLAFRYCLAFMWLLAFSSATHDIAADGFYMLGLNEKKQAYFVGIRNTFYRFAVIFGQGILVMFAGWLEQRYAREMPETAAIPQAWSLTFYLLTILFALLFVYHYLFLPHPRRDTCTLPPQQASAGRVFKEFLGTFTSFFQKKHIVSALIFILLYRFAEAQLVKITSPFLLDTPATGGLALSTAEVGFIYGTIGVIALTIGGIVGGIAMARRGLKSCLWTMTIAMNLPNIVYLYLSFARPESIGIISGCVAIEQFGYGFGFTSLTYFMMLFSNGKHQTAHYAICTGFMALGLMLPGMISGWIEESIGYRAFFVWIMLCTIPSFWATHLVRKNLTDNHSDNSSR; encoded by the coding sequence ATGAATAAGAAAACAGAAAACAAAGCGGTTTCTCCCTGGCAATGGGTGCCTTCTCTATACTTTGCCCAAGGTATTCCCTACGTCGTCGTCATGAGCGTTGCAGTCATTCTATTCAAACGCATGGGCATGTCGAATACCGATATCGCCCTTTATACCAGTGGTTTGAATCTTCCCTGGGTGATAAAGCCATTGTGGAGCCCTTTGGTCGATCTGCTGAAAACCAAACGCTGGTGGATCGTGGTCATGCAAATCCTGGTCGGTGCAGGATTGGCAGGAATCGCCTTGACGATCCAAGGCCCCCTGGCTTTCCGGTATTGCCTGGCTTTCATGTGGTTGCTGGCATTCAGTTCGGCCACCCACGATATTGCTGCCGACGGATTTTATATGTTAGGGTTAAATGAAAAAAAACAAGCTTATTTCGTCGGTATCCGCAATACTTTTTATCGTTTTGCGGTTATTTTCGGCCAGGGTATACTGGTAATGTTCGCCGGCTGGCTCGAACAACGCTACGCCAGGGAGATGCCGGAAACCGCAGCCATCCCCCAAGCCTGGTCGCTGACTTTTTACCTGCTGACAATCCTGTTTGCCCTTCTGTTCGTTTATCACTATTTGTTTTTACCCCACCCCCGGCGGGATACTTGTACCCTTCCACCTCAACAAGCCTCTGCCGGAAGAGTGTTCAAAGAATTTCTAGGTACTTTCACCTCTTTCTTCCAAAAGAAACACATCGTCAGTGCCCTGATCTTCATCCTGCTCTATCGGTTCGCCGAAGCGCAGTTGGTGAAAATCACTTCTCCCTTTCTGCTGGATACTCCGGCTACCGGAGGACTTGCCCTATCTACGGCAGAAGTCGGCTTTATCTATGGTACGATCGGCGTCATCGCCCTGACGATCGGAGGAATTGTCGGAGGAATCGCTATGGCACGGCGGGGATTGAAGTCCTGCCTATGGACCATGACCATTGCCATGAACCTGCCCAATATCGTGTATCTGTATCTCTCCTTCGCCCGACCGGAAAGTATAGGAATCATATCGGGCTGCGTTGCCATCGAACAATTCGGTTATGGTTTCGGATTCACTTCCCTCACCTATTTTATGATGCTATTCAGCAACGGCAAACACCAAACCGCCCATTATGCGATCTGTACCGGTTTCATGGCTTTAGGCCTGATGCTCCCCGGTATGATATCGGGTTGGATCGAAGAATCGATCGGTTACCGGGCTTTTTTCGTCTGGATCATGCTGTGTACGATACCCAGTTTCTGGGCTACCCATCTGGTCAGAAAAAACTTAACCGATAATCATTCCGACAACAGTAGCCGATAA
- a CDS encoding NupC/NupG family nucleoside CNT transporter, which produces MSGVLKKACWLLPVLFVVSPVLAQQGGGIQSAANIESHISFMSVFRGLLGIVSLLAIAWLFSKDRKAISWKVVGIGLAMQLVLAVGILYVPAVQAIFEFFGKIFIRILDFTRDGSIFLLGDLMDTTKAGYIFAFQVLPTIIFFSALTSLLFYLGIIQKVVYAMAWVMTKLMNISGMESLSVAGNIFLGQTEAPLMIKEYLDDMSPSEIFLVMTGGMATIAGGVLAAYISFLGGEDPVQRLIFAKHLLAASVMAAPGAVVFAKMLVPQTRQVNNNIQISKNKVGKNILDAISNGAAEGVKLAVNVAGMLLVFVAFIAFANYLFTKFGSLTGVNEWIAQVTDGRSKELNLQFILGYAISPLMWLIGIAPQDMIHAGSLLGQKIIMTEFIGYVDLANLKAAGAFAQTKSVIMCTYFLCGFANFASIGIQIGGIGGLTPKNKPLLAQFGMRALLAGTLASLLSATVVGMIIG; this is translated from the coding sequence ATGAGTGGTGTGTTAAAGAAAGCTTGCTGGCTTTTGCCTGTATTGTTTGTGGTGAGCCCTGTGTTGGCTCAGCAAGGTGGTGGTATACAATCGGCTGCTAATATTGAAAGTCATATCTCTTTCATGTCGGTATTCCGGGGATTACTGGGGATTGTTTCTTTGTTAGCGATCGCCTGGTTGTTCAGTAAAGACCGGAAAGCTATTTCCTGGAAAGTGGTGGGGATCGGTTTGGCGATGCAGTTGGTATTGGCTGTCGGAATTCTTTATGTCCCGGCTGTACAGGCTATCTTTGAATTTTTCGGTAAGATCTTTATCCGTATTCTCGACTTTACGCGGGATGGAAGTATTTTCTTGTTGGGGGATCTGATGGATACCACCAAAGCGGGATATATCTTTGCTTTTCAGGTGTTGCCTACGATTATATTCTTTTCGGCTCTGACCTCCTTATTGTTTTATCTGGGCATTATTCAGAAAGTGGTTTATGCTATGGCTTGGGTGATGACTAAGCTCATGAATATCTCAGGGATGGAATCGTTGTCTGTGGCCGGAAATATCTTTTTGGGACAGACCGAAGCTCCGCTGATGATTAAAGAATATCTCGACGATATGAGCCCTTCCGAGATTTTTCTGGTGATGACCGGAGGAATGGCGACGATAGCCGGAGGAGTATTGGCTGCCTATATCAGTTTTTTAGGTGGGGAAGATCCGGTACAACGGTTGATTTTTGCCAAACATTTACTTGCTGCTTCAGTGATGGCTGCTCCGGGGGCTGTGGTTTTCGCTAAAATGTTGGTACCCCAGACCCGGCAGGTGAATAATAATATTCAGATTTCTAAAAATAAGGTCGGTAAGAATATTTTGGATGCCATATCCAATGGGGCGGCCGAAGGGGTGAAATTGGCTGTCAATGTTGCCGGCATGTTGTTGGTATTTGTGGCTTTTATCGCTTTTGCCAATTATCTGTTTACAAAATTCGGTAGCCTGACGGGAGTAAACGAGTGGATTGCTCAGGTTACCGACGGACGAAGTAAAGAACTGAACTTACAATTTATTCTGGGATATGCGATTTCTCCGTTGATGTGGCTGATCGGTATCGCTCCTCAGGATATGATCCATGCCGGTAGCCTGTTGGGGCAGAAGATCATTATGACCGAATTTATCGGATATGTCGATTTGGCCAACCTCAAAGCTGCCGGAGCTTTTGCTCAGACAAAGTCGGTCATTATGTGTACCTACTTCCTTTGTGGATTCGCAAACTTTGCTTCGATCGGTATCCAAATCGGCGGAATCGGTGGTTTAACTCCCAAAAATAAACCTCTGCTGGCTCAGTTCGGAATGCGGGCATTGTTAGCAGGCACACTCGCTTCTTTATTATCGGCTACTGTTGTCGGAATGATTATCGGTTAA